From Halomicrobium salinisoli, the proteins below share one genomic window:
- a CDS encoding fibronectin type III domain-containing protein, which produces MHGNDSSDADGPDASNDATRDGPLSRRRFLRASAGAGALAFSLGASGNAAAADVEREACGSGGTVPVGNGAGLLINNDWSVSVGQQNTSMCVRRFADGSFGWEWERGETDACAECPNYPEVLIGTKPWSNHTDQGLFPLRRSEIDQLDLDLDVEVDADPAQGEWNLALEWWLTPSQPPGPEPTHETMVVLTKSEDHTKGGSIEEAAVTDKYGNTFDYWAAPDHVDWTFHIFKTADNEVPENLDLTAIQAYVDEEIDDEFPDDHWVTGVEIGNEYWDDTQGQTRFTDFDVRLNGQVATTGTDSEFTEDSGGSVPEGPAEVTVTDVTPHEATVTWPAAAPNLDISHYVASVGDQRVEVPEGTTEATFDGLDGDTQYTASVVAVFPDGDESDTRTTTFQTPIIEPTPEPEPIDGTRPTDPDGDGLYEDLNGNGEIDYSDVVEYFNNMDGETMQADARFYDYNGNGEVDFADLVDLFGEVQ; this is translated from the coding sequence ATGCACGGCAACGACTCATCGGACGCGGACGGACCGGACGCATCGAACGACGCGACGCGCGACGGGCCGCTGTCGCGGCGGCGCTTCCTGCGCGCCAGCGCCGGCGCCGGTGCGCTGGCGTTCTCGCTCGGGGCGAGCGGGAACGCCGCGGCGGCCGACGTCGAACGGGAGGCCTGCGGTTCCGGCGGGACCGTTCCGGTCGGGAACGGCGCCGGTCTGCTCATCAACAACGACTGGAGCGTGTCGGTCGGTCAGCAAAATACGAGCATGTGCGTTCGCCGCTTCGCCGACGGCAGCTTCGGCTGGGAGTGGGAGCGCGGCGAGACCGACGCCTGCGCGGAGTGTCCCAACTACCCGGAGGTGCTGATCGGGACCAAGCCGTGGTCGAACCACACCGACCAGGGGCTGTTCCCGCTCCGCCGGAGCGAGATCGACCAGCTCGACCTCGACCTCGACGTCGAGGTGGACGCCGACCCCGCGCAGGGCGAGTGGAACCTCGCGCTGGAGTGGTGGCTCACGCCGAGCCAGCCGCCGGGTCCCGAGCCAACCCACGAGACGATGGTCGTGCTCACGAAGAGCGAGGACCACACCAAGGGCGGCTCCATCGAGGAAGCGGCCGTGACGGACAAGTACGGCAACACCTTCGACTACTGGGCCGCGCCCGACCACGTCGACTGGACCTTCCACATCTTCAAGACGGCCGACAACGAGGTGCCGGAGAACCTCGACCTGACGGCGATCCAGGCGTACGTCGACGAGGAGATCGACGACGAGTTCCCGGACGATCACTGGGTGACCGGGGTGGAGATCGGCAACGAGTACTGGGACGACACCCAGGGTCAGACCCGGTTCACCGACTTCGACGTCCGGCTCAACGGGCAGGTGGCGACCACGGGCACCGACAGCGAGTTCACCGAGGACTCGGGCGGCAGCGTCCCGGAGGGTCCCGCGGAGGTCACCGTGACGGACGTGACGCCCCACGAGGCGACGGTCACGTGGCCGGCCGCTGCCCCAAACCTGGACATCAGCCACTACGTCGCGTCGGTGGGCGACCAGCGGGTAGAGGTCCCCGAGGGGACGACCGAGGCGACGTTCGACGGGCTCGACGGGGACACCCAGTACACCGCGTCCGTCGTCGCCGTCTTCCCGGACGGCGACGAGTCGGACACCCGGACGACGACGTTCCAGACGCCCATCATCGAGCCGACGCCGGAACCGGAGCCGATCGACGGCACGCGGCCGACGGACCCGGACGGCGACGGCCTCTACGAAGACCTCAACGGCAACGGGGAGATCGACTACTCCGACGTCGTCGAGTACTTCAACAACATGGACGGGGAGACGATGCAGGCCGACGCCCGGTTCTACGACTACAACGGCAACGGGGAGGTCGACTTCGCCGACCTCGTCGACCTGTTCGGGGAGGTGCAGTGA
- a CDS encoding cellulase family glycosylhydrolase, with translation MAREPRGGRGSTRRTFLRATGVGAALAVGGTGLAGVGSAQSDEGIPTPWLERDGKWLKDPEGNEVVLRGVNIADPARLNDDNRRYHVTAEQVTKWALSESDGWYNRILRIPCQPGDIVGADTGSVPPGEMTQSDVESYIETHLRPVVDICKAQGAYCIVDYHRHHDGQLRYTDDALDEEVRMFWETMAPVFAEESHVLYEVYNEPIAPYPGHNSYGQDGGVDVTDPEAEDTWLTWREAAQPWVDTIREHAPRNVVIVGSPRWTQWTYWASEHEFEGDNLAYAGHVYAHENLRPLSEYFGTPAEEVPVFMTEFGYDDEGQDYLKGTTPVEGQQFRDFFEEYENVHWQVWCFDPRWEPAMFDSDHQGTWTILEGEDFHGQFFKDYLAEKRDDRIPGGAGTTPDDGTPPTAPTDLSVASTTTTTATVEWSPSTDEGGSGLAEYVVAVDDREVAVPAGTTSATVEQLSPGTEYEVSVAAVDGAGNRSPATATTAVTVSDDDTISGPPSVGDADARPTDPDDDGLYEDLNGNGEVDYADVVLYFEHMDQSAMTSATAAYDYNGNGELDFADLVDLFGQVE, from the coding sequence ATGGCCCGAGAGCCCCGCGGCGGCCGCGGCTCGACTCGGCGGACGTTCCTTCGGGCCACCGGCGTCGGCGCGGCCCTCGCGGTTGGCGGGACCGGGCTGGCGGGCGTCGGGTCGGCCCAGTCCGACGAGGGCATCCCGACGCCGTGGCTGGAGCGCGACGGCAAGTGGCTGAAAGACCCCGAGGGCAACGAGGTGGTGCTGCGCGGGGTCAACATCGCGGACCCGGCGCGGCTGAACGACGACAACCGCCGCTATCACGTCACGGCCGAGCAGGTGACGAAGTGGGCGCTCTCGGAGAGCGACGGCTGGTACAACCGCATCCTCCGGATCCCCTGCCAGCCCGGCGACATCGTCGGTGCCGACACCGGCTCGGTGCCGCCCGGCGAGATGACCCAGTCGGACGTGGAGTCGTACATCGAGACCCACCTCCGGCCGGTCGTGGACATCTGCAAGGCACAGGGCGCCTACTGCATCGTCGACTACCACCGCCACCACGACGGTCAGCTGCGGTACACTGACGACGCGCTGGACGAGGAGGTGCGGATGTTCTGGGAGACGATGGCGCCGGTGTTCGCCGAGGAGAGTCACGTCCTCTACGAGGTGTACAACGAGCCCATCGCGCCGTACCCGGGGCACAACTCCTACGGCCAGGACGGCGGCGTCGACGTGACGGACCCGGAGGCCGAGGACACCTGGCTCACCTGGCGGGAGGCCGCGCAGCCGTGGGTCGACACCATCCGCGAGCACGCGCCCCGAAACGTCGTCATCGTCGGCTCGCCGCGGTGGACCCAGTGGACCTACTGGGCGTCCGAACACGAGTTCGAGGGCGACAACCTCGCGTACGCGGGCCACGTCTACGCCCACGAGAACCTCCGGCCGCTCTCGGAGTACTTCGGGACCCCCGCCGAGGAGGTCCCGGTGTTCATGACCGAGTTCGGCTACGACGACGAGGGCCAGGACTACCTCAAGGGGACCACCCCAGTGGAGGGCCAGCAGTTCCGGGACTTCTTCGAGGAGTACGAGAACGTCCACTGGCAGGTGTGGTGTTTCGACCCGCGCTGGGAGCCGGCGATGTTCGACAGCGACCACCAGGGCACGTGGACGATTCTGGAGGGTGAGGACTTTCACGGGCAGTTCTTCAAGGATTACCTCGCCGAGAAGCGCGACGACAGAATCCCCGGCGGGGCCGGAACGACCCCCGACGACGGGACGCCGCCGACGGCGCCGACGGACCTGTCCGTGGCGTCGACCACGACCACAACCGCGACCGTCGAGTGGTCGCCGTCGACGGACGAGGGCGGGTCGGGCCTCGCGGAGTACGTCGTCGCGGTCGACGACCGCGAGGTGGCAGTGCCGGCGGGAACGACGAGCGCGACGGTCGAACAGCTGTCGCCGGGCACGGAGTACGAGGTGTCTGTCGCGGCCGTCGACGGCGCGGGCAACCGATCGCCCGCGACCGCGACGACGGCCGTCACCGTGTCCGACGACGACACCATCAGCGGGCCGCCGTCGGTCGGCGACGCCGACGCCCGACCGACGGACCCGGACGACGACGGCCTCTACGAGGACCTCAACGGCAACGGGGAGGTCGACTACGCCGACGTGGTGCTGTACTTCGAGCACATGGACCAGTCCGCGATGACGAGCGCGACCGCGGCCTACGACTACAACGGCAACGGCGAACTCGACTTCGCGGATCTGGTGGACCTCTTCGGGCAGGTCGAGTGA
- a CDS encoding cellulase family glycosylhydrolase: MKRNDSHDEPGEQSANQRSGSTSRRGFLKATAATAATAGIGSGAIGSAAAAGIPTPWLHRDGNLIRDPEDNKVILRGVNIVDPYRAARDAPYYKRRAETLVEMATDQSNGWHSHVIRIPMQPNDIAREGAGSVEPGAFTQEQLDSYLSDYVDPAVDKCEEVGAYCILDYHRHWPDGPGWDDPDLSDEVHMFWETVAPRYAERSHVLYEVFNEPTEPYAGHDVYDGGPDVTDPESEDTWLNWRETAQPWVDTIREHAPRNLVLIGSPRWSQWTYWAPDHEFDGDNLAYTGHVYTQDNLRPLSTYFGEPSEEVPVFMSEFGWGGSEPQLQGDAETYAPQFAELFDEYDLHWQAWSFDFDWEPGMLNRDYEVANDWGRWVKDRLQEFEDQDVPQTDDGGSTPGGGSDTTAPTAPSNLAVAETTSTTVTVAWDAASDSGGSELARYEVSAGTSAVTVQAGTTEATLDGLSPATEYDVSVVAVDGAGNESDAATVAATTDQSSDAGSTVDVLLSESAIDAGGETTATVSLAEAPDGLSGFDLTVSVADTSVATIQSASTGDAVSAVGDEPQPSSDGSSVTLSGADLSESVESGATNVVLATVTLAGREAGQTEVTVDVGSLQNNAGSEVPVETGRAPLSVADMQAILDEMPTDPDGDGLYEDLNGNGEVDYQDVVTYFNNMDEPAMTNNVAAYDYNGNGEIDFADLVELFGQVE, encoded by the coding sequence ATGAAACGGAACGACTCCCACGACGAGCCGGGTGAACAGTCAGCGAACCAGCGGAGCGGATCGACGTCGCGGCGCGGCTTCCTGAAGGCGACGGCGGCGACGGCAGCGACGGCGGGCATCGGCAGCGGCGCGATCGGTTCGGCCGCGGCGGCCGGCATCCCGACGCCGTGGCTGCACCGCGACGGCAACCTGATCAGGGATCCCGAGGACAACAAGGTGATCCTGCGGGGAGTCAACATCGTCGACCCCTACCGGGCCGCGCGTGACGCTCCCTACTACAAGCGCCGCGCGGAGACCCTCGTCGAGATGGCGACCGACCAGTCCAACGGCTGGCACTCGCACGTCATCCGGATCCCGATGCAGCCCAACGACATCGCCCGCGAGGGCGCGGGCTCCGTCGAGCCCGGCGCGTTCACCCAGGAGCAACTCGACAGCTACCTCAGCGACTACGTCGACCCGGCGGTCGACAAGTGCGAGGAGGTCGGCGCCTACTGCATCCTCGACTACCACCGCCACTGGCCCGACGGGCCGGGCTGGGACGACCCCGACCTCAGCGACGAGGTCCACATGTTCTGGGAGACGGTCGCGCCCCGCTACGCCGAGCGCTCGCACGTCCTCTACGAGGTGTTCAACGAGCCGACCGAGCCCTACGCGGGTCACGACGTCTACGACGGCGGCCCGGACGTGACCGACCCCGAGTCGGAGGACACGTGGCTCAACTGGCGGGAGACGGCACAGCCGTGGGTCGACACCATCCGCGAGCACGCGCCGCGGAACCTGGTACTGATCGGCTCGCCGCGCTGGAGCCAGTGGACCTACTGGGCGCCCGACCACGAGTTCGACGGCGACAACCTCGCGTACACGGGTCACGTCTACACGCAGGACAACCTCCGGCCGCTGTCGACGTACTTCGGCGAGCCCTCCGAGGAGGTCCCGGTCTTCATGAGCGAGTTCGGCTGGGGCGGCTCCGAGCCCCAGTTGCAGGGCGACGCGGAGACCTACGCTCCCCAGTTCGCCGAGCTGTTCGACGAGTACGACCTCCACTGGCAGGCCTGGTCGTTCGACTTCGACTGGGAGCCGGGGATGCTCAACCGCGACTACGAGGTCGCCAACGACTGGGGCCGGTGGGTCAAGGACCGCCTCCAGGAGTTCGAGGATCAGGACGTGCCACAGACCGACGACGGCGGGTCGACGCCCGGCGGCGGGAGCGACACGACGGCGCCGACGGCCCCGTCGAACCTCGCCGTCGCCGAGACGACCAGCACGACGGTCACGGTCGCGTGGGACGCCGCCTCCGACTCGGGCGGGTCCGAACTGGCCCGGTACGAGGTCTCGGCCGGGACGAGCGCGGTCACCGTGCAGGCGGGGACGACGGAGGCGACCCTCGACGGGCTGTCGCCCGCGACGGAGTACGACGTGTCCGTCGTCGCCGTCGACGGCGCGGGCAACGAGTCCGACGCGGCCACCGTCGCGGCGACGACCGACCAGTCGTCCGACGCCGGATCGACGGTCGACGTGCTCCTGTCCGAGTCCGCCATCGACGCCGGCGGGGAGACGACGGCGACCGTCTCGCTGGCCGAGGCTCCCGACGGGCTGTCCGGGTTCGATCTGACCGTCTCGGTCGCCGATACGTCCGTCGCGACGATCCAGTCGGCGTCGACGGGCGACGCGGTCAGCGCCGTCGGAGACGAACCCCAGCCGTCGAGCGACGGGTCCTCGGTCACTCTCAGCGGCGCGGACCTGAGTGAGAGCGTCGAGTCGGGGGCGACGAACGTCGTCCTCGCGACGGTCACGCTCGCGGGCCGCGAAGCGGGACAGACGGAGGTCACCGTCGACGTCGGGAGCCTGCAGAACAACGCCGGGTCGGAGGTCCCGGTCGAGACGGGTCGGGCACCGCTCTCGGTCGCGGACATGCAGGCGATTCTCGACGAGATGCCGACGGATCCGGACGGCGACGGCCTGTACGAGGACCTCAACGGCAACGGCGAGGTCGACTACCAGGACGTGGTGACGTACTTCAACAACATGGACGAGCCCGCCATGACCAACAACGTCGCGGCCTACGACTACAACGGCAACGGCGAGATCGACTTCGCCGACCTCGTCGAGCTCTTCGGACAGGTCGAGTGA
- a CDS encoding cellulase family glycosylhydrolase — MRRDYSRSTGEAGANDGLSRRRFLSAAGAAGALTAGAGLAGGTAAGDGVGIQEFERLRVSSDNRIVDESGDTFVMRGLSIPDPKRLEITKEVRGKGPTQLVDTVTDPSEGWYPRVVRVPAQPTDIGEYPMGHTGPRYGEDHPAVQDGDVAADRARQRPPQPTEYEEGAFTRDQLLTYLEEYYDDVVERCRERGVYCIVDFHRHWHEQPPGDGEGNGGPEGSAGAENHLSYDSEYTNYWAYNDYYGQDEPASWGYVDDSFRNEYRERHGDVVPESALEDGDTPYDRWRVNQDLVDEAVLFWDVVAERYADEPHVVFEPYNEPTAPGIWGPVEGCAAWKQRPLWDVFVDDFATPIMDTIRDHAPDTLLLMSVPGWCQSTQALHWRDFEHETVAVTWHNYAGHSVSTEANWLNDADYGGDACNGWEPEESQGLQNVVDVRPVVVTEFGWQNPEYTRRNSNYRGLNVTQAPLGTRCRCGLSSHSTASYGAPFLDAIESDDRISWVAWCADVRWQPSMFRADFPIKSAFFDLINGSWYDTLEESPDLLPKHCPDPPCEWELWDHPNMGEYVKQRLADHRGDEVPFPVADDAASVDPIDGATPTDPDGDGLYEDLNGNGEVDYADVVSYFTNMEEPAMTDNAEYYDYNDNGEVDYADLVDLFQQV, encoded by the coding sequence ATGCGACGCGACTACTCACGGTCGACCGGGGAAGCGGGGGCGAACGACGGGCTGTCGCGGCGGCGCTTCCTGAGCGCGGCCGGTGCGGCGGGCGCGCTGACCGCCGGCGCCGGCCTCGCCGGGGGAACGGCCGCCGGCGACGGCGTCGGGATTCAGGAGTTCGAGCGGTTGCGGGTCAGCTCGGACAACAGAATCGTCGACGAGAGCGGCGACACGTTCGTGATGCGCGGACTGAGCATCCCCGACCCGAAGCGCCTCGAGATAACGAAGGAGGTCCGCGGGAAGGGCCCGACCCAGCTCGTCGACACGGTGACGGACCCCAGCGAGGGCTGGTATCCGCGGGTCGTCCGCGTGCCGGCCCAGCCGACCGACATCGGGGAGTACCCGATGGGCCACACCGGGCCGAGGTACGGCGAGGATCACCCGGCCGTCCAGGACGGCGACGTCGCGGCCGACCGCGCCCGACAGCGCCCGCCCCAGCCGACCGAGTACGAGGAGGGAGCGTTCACCCGCGACCAACTGCTGACGTATCTCGAGGAGTACTACGACGACGTCGTCGAGCGGTGTCGGGAGCGGGGCGTCTACTGCATCGTCGACTTCCACCGTCACTGGCACGAGCAGCCGCCGGGCGACGGCGAGGGCAACGGCGGCCCCGAGGGATCGGCCGGGGCGGAGAACCACCTGTCCTACGACAGCGAGTACACGAACTACTGGGCGTACAACGACTACTACGGCCAGGACGAGCCCGCTTCCTGGGGCTACGTCGACGACTCGTTCCGCAACGAGTACCGGGAGCGACACGGCGACGTCGTCCCCGAGAGCGCGCTCGAGGACGGCGACACGCCCTACGACCGGTGGCGGGTCAACCAGGACCTCGTCGACGAGGCCGTGCTGTTCTGGGACGTCGTCGCCGAGCGCTACGCCGACGAGCCCCACGTCGTCTTCGAGCCGTACAACGAACCGACCGCGCCCGGCATCTGGGGCCCCGTCGAGGGCTGTGCGGCGTGGAAGCAGCGCCCGCTGTGGGACGTCTTCGTCGACGACTTCGCGACGCCCATCATGGACACCATACGGGACCACGCGCCCGACACGCTCCTGCTGATGAGCGTGCCGGGGTGGTGCCAGTCGACGCAGGCGCTGCACTGGCGGGACTTCGAGCACGAGACCGTCGCGGTCACCTGGCACAACTACGCCGGCCACAGCGTCAGCACGGAGGCGAACTGGCTCAACGACGCCGACTACGGTGGCGACGCGTGCAACGGCTGGGAGCCCGAGGAGTCCCAGGGCCTCCAGAACGTCGTGGACGTCCGGCCGGTCGTCGTCACGGAGTTCGGCTGGCAGAACCCGGAGTACACGCGGCGCAATTCGAACTACCGGGGCCTGAACGTGACTCAGGCTCCCCTCGGGACCCGGTGTCGGTGCGGCCTCTCCTCGCACTCCACCGCGTCGTATGGGGCCCCGTTCCTCGACGCGATAGAGTCGGACGACCGCATCAGCTGGGTCGCCTGGTGTGCCGACGTCCGGTGGCAGCCGTCCATGTTCCGGGCCGACTTCCCGATCAAGAGCGCCTTCTTCGACCTGATCAACGGTAGCTGGTACGACACGCTCGAGGAGAGCCCCGACCTGCTGCCGAAGCACTGTCCGGATCCGCCCTGCGAGTGGGAACTCTGGGATCACCCCAACATGGGCGAGTACGTCAAGCAGCGCCTGGCCGACCACAGGGGAGACGAGGTGCCGTTCCCCGTGGCCGACGACGCGGCGTCCGTCGACCCGATCGACGGTGCGACGCCGACCGACCCCGACGGCGACGGCCTGTACGAGGACCTCAACGGCAACGGCGAGGTCGACTACGCCGACGTCGTCTCCTACTTCACCAACATGGAGGAGCCCGCGATGACCGACAACGCCGAGTACTACGATTACAACGACAACGGCGAGGTCGACTACGCAGACCTCGTGGACCTCTTCCAGCAGGTCTAG
- a CDS encoding cellulase family glycosylhydrolase — translation MTDQHTDGQRDGRTDSGPSRRTFLKATTAGAVASTGLGLTGVGSAQTSTGIPTPPLHRDGNLIKDPDGNQVVLRGVNTADPRRLDVTAPARGKNAEQVVDFATSEEAGWYSRVIRFPVQPVDIGKHQPGEGPEPVAFDEDELRTYLEDHLDPVIDRCEERGVYAIVDYHRHRNISWDNSALSEEVQLFWDVVAPRYSERDHVLYETYNEPLDPHITVDPAEREYEAGVWRDWVDTAQPWVDNIRGHADNLVLMGSPTWTQTPEGARVEEFEGGDIAYTYHIYPGHSISESNNWAGNNEEGQGTSRIYEEVPLFVTEFGWQQGISAYPVIGNTDDFGEPFMEWLNSAPIHWTAWCFDTVWLSAMVEEDFETPGFEDNVGNPYEEEVPVLCEDLPCDWVARGGQDMGELVKQHLADLADQDVPGTGGDGNGDGDGNGDGDVEAIDGTMPTDPDGDGLYEDLNGNGETDYSDVVQYFNNMDEPAMTNHTAAYDYNGNGEIDFADLVDLFKRV, via the coding sequence ATGACAGACCAGCACACCGACGGACAGCGAGACGGACGGACAGACTCCGGACCATCGCGGCGGACGTTCCTGAAAGCGACGACGGCGGGCGCCGTCGCGTCGACCGGACTCGGCCTGACGGGCGTCGGATCCGCCCAGACGTCGACCGGCATCCCGACGCCGCCGCTGCACCGCGACGGGAACCTGATCAAGGACCCCGACGGCAATCAGGTGGTCCTGCGGGGGGTGAACACCGCCGACCCGCGGCGGCTCGACGTCACCGCGCCCGCGCGCGGCAAGAACGCGGAGCAGGTCGTCGACTTCGCGACCTCCGAGGAGGCCGGCTGGTACTCCCGGGTGATCCGGTTCCCGGTCCAGCCGGTCGACATCGGCAAGCACCAGCCCGGCGAGGGGCCCGAGCCGGTCGCGTTCGACGAGGACGAGTTGCGGACCTACCTCGAGGACCACCTCGATCCGGTCATCGACCGCTGCGAGGAGCGGGGCGTCTACGCCATCGTCGACTACCACCGCCACCGCAACATCAGCTGGGACAACTCGGCCCTCAGCGAGGAGGTCCAGCTGTTCTGGGACGTCGTCGCCCCGCGGTACAGCGAGCGCGACCACGTCCTCTACGAGACGTACAACGAGCCGCTGGACCCGCACATCACCGTCGACCCCGCCGAGCGGGAGTACGAAGCGGGCGTCTGGCGCGACTGGGTCGACACGGCCCAGCCGTGGGTGGACAACATCCGCGGCCACGCCGACAACCTCGTGCTGATGGGATCGCCGACCTGGACCCAGACCCCGGAGGGCGCGCGCGTCGAGGAGTTCGAGGGCGGCGACATCGCGTACACGTACCACATCTACCCCGGCCACTCCATCAGCGAGAGCAACAACTGGGCGGGCAACAACGAGGAGGGCCAGGGCACCTCGCGCATCTACGAGGAGGTCCCGCTGTTCGTCACGGAGTTCGGCTGGCAGCAGGGCATCTCCGCCTACCCCGTCATCGGGAACACCGACGACTTCGGGGAGCCGTTCATGGAGTGGCTCAACTCGGCACCGATCCACTGGACCGCGTGGTGTTTCGACACCGTCTGGCTCTCCGCGATGGTGGAAGAGGACTTCGAGACGCCCGGCTTCGAGGACAACGTGGGCAACCCCTACGAGGAGGAGGTCCCCGTGCTCTGCGAGGACCTGCCCTGCGACTGGGTCGCCCGCGGCGGCCAGGACATGGGCGAGCTCGTCAAGCAGCACCTCGCGGACCTGGCCGATCAGGACGTCCCGGGGACCGGCGGCGACGGCAATGGCGACGGTGACGGCAATGGCGACGGCGACGTCGAGGCCATCGACGGTACGATGCCGACGGACCCGGACGGCGACGGCCTGTACGAGGACCTCAACGGCAACGGCGAGACCGACTACTCCGACGTCGTCCAGTACTTCAACAACATGGACGAGCCGGCGATGACGAACCACACGGCGGCCTACGACTACAACGGCAACGGCGAGATCGACTTCGCCGACCTCGTCGACCTGTTCAAGCGGGTCTAG